A segment of the Triticum urartu cultivar G1812 chromosome 1, Tu2.1, whole genome shotgun sequence genome:
TTCTCCAAGTATGCAACACAATGCTACCAATGGCCAAGACGACGAccacaatgaagaagatagccGATACTAGCCTCTAGCTTCGACCGGGAAGAACAACATTAGACTGGTGAGTAGCCATCAAGTACTTTTATTGTTATAGTTTTTTAAACATGTGGAAATAAATTTTTGTTTATCACAAAGCCATTGGTAATAAAATTTTATTAATATCAGAGCTTCATTAGAAAAAATCCATCTATTCCACATTTATTATTTTAGGAACAAGTAGAAATACAATGAATGCTATCACTCATTGGCACTTGATTAAGTAATTCCATCAATTCAATATTTAGAACATTTTGTTTTATTTTCATTCAGGTAATAGTAGACATGTAACTTCTCTCCTTCCACTAACTTGTACACATATGTTTTTAACAAACTTGTAGAAATATAATCAATTTTCACGCACATTAACGCTTGGTAGAATAACTCAATTATTTCCATATTTAAGAAGTTCAGTTTCTTTATATTGTAGATAAGTGCTTGGTTGAATAACTCCATAGACTCCATTGATGGAAATAGCGCAAAGGGAGAGATGTGCTAGAAGAATGTAACGGATGACTACAACAAAAACAATTCATCCACCAAAGGAGAAACAACAAATACTGCAAGGACCATTTGGGTAAAACTAATAGGAAAATTGTTGCTTTTCATGGAGTTTATTGCAGGCTAAAAGATGTCTATGCCAAAGTTCAATGTGACTTGCAGCTTGTCCAGAAAGCCTTAGCCATGTACAAGGAGATAGGACAAAACTTTACACTATTGTACTAGTGGGAGAAGGTTGAGTCCACCAAAAGTGGAATAGACACTCCGATGACGAAAAAGGCAAAGGTAATGCTAATATACAAACTCAGATGGAAAAAGAAACTCGCCCGATGGAACCAAACTGGCGAAAgggaaaaagaaagaaaaagtcAAAGGTGAGGACTATTTTGTAACACTTACACATGATGATCTTCAATTATACCATGACATACAAGCATTACGAGCATCGTCGCAAGAAATAATGGCAGAGGTGCAGCTTCGACTCTCCAAAGAGAAGCTTGAGATTGGCAAGACAAGACAGAAGATCAAAATGTCTAGTACCTATAAGGAACCATAATGGTTGATACCTCTCATATGGATGAATATCAAAAGAGTGAACACCAACGgacactaattttttttagtgaccAACTATTTGGAGGAAACTAAAACAAtcataaatcattttagcatatTGTTTTGATTTTTTAATATGTCACTTTTACCTTTTCCATTTACTTTATTGTGTAGGAAAAATTGTTTACTTTGTTACATACATCGGTACTAGAATACCAATGTATCATATAATTTGAGATTTTTTATTCAATAATACAAGTTCTCTACCAGTCAAAGCAACAATGACCactcaattattcatgcattaaTAATACTTAATAATTCAACATTTACTTGAACCTATAAATACTCTACTCATTGCACATACTTCACCCTACATGTAGTAGCCCAATTTAGTTCCAGCAAATGGATGTAGGCAGTGCCAACATCGGAGACATGCACTTACAATGAGCGAAGAGGATAATCGATGCTGGTAAATCATTTGTTCAATTATCAATAGTTACTATATCATGAGAAGGTTGGCCTAACAATATTTTATGAATTGAGCAGGTAAATGCTTGGTTAAGTGTTCCCACTGATTTTGTCGTTGGCAATGAAAACGGTGCCCAGGATTACTGGTTTCAAGTCACTGAAGAATTTAACGCAAATATACCAATAATCGCAGAAGACAACCTATCCAAATCAAATGTCGTTGGGGTAAGAAGAACTTTGAAATTCTATTATTCGATGGCATGTGGCGCAGGGTCAACGATGCCTTTGCAGCTACCGGATAATCTAACCAAGACTTGATTTCAAATCTCTTCAAATGTATAAGTTATAAATGAATCGACCATTCGAATTTCTTAACTTGTGGATGTCTGTACGAAATTGTCCCTAGTGAAAGATGTACAGTAAAGTACTATAGCACCAGTGCGTCAAAGTTTAGTTTTGTTCTAATAAAACAGAGGTTCTATTTTCCTAACGATGTCATAAACTGTAAGAGGGATATTTTTGATTAATTATCTTGTTTAACATAGTCCCAAATTTCACTATCTAAAATTAAAGACCAGTCATTTTGGAACATGTCAAAACTTTAGACCACAATCTCTTGTTCTTCTGCGATACCATAAGTTTCCTTCATAGAACTATTGTTGTATCAATTCCACAAGAAAAGGCACAAAAATGCACAACTAATTCACCAGGGATTATTAGGGCGACGGGCAGGAAGACTACCTAGACGCTGTACTTGATAATGATATCGGCGAGCTTGTCCATCTTGTAAGCCTCGTGCTTGCGCGCCGTTGCCTCTCCTTCCTCCTGTCCTCCAGCCTCGCTGCGAGTTCCTCCGGCCTCGTCCGCCCGCGGGAAGGCACGGCTGCTGCCTCCTCCGATCGCGCGCCGCCATCTTCCTATTCGTCAACCTTGCCGCCAACTCCTCCGGCCTCATTGATGAGGGTTTGTGCCGCCTCCGCTTGCGTACCACTCTCTTCTCGCCCATTAGCCTCGCCGCCGGACCAGCCTCTCGTCCCCATGATGAGGACGCACGTTGTTGCCTCCTCCGTCCGCACGTCGCCATTCGCCGTGTCTTGCTGGATCTAACGTGCCGATCGGCCTCTCGTTCCCATGATGAGGACGCAGGTTGTTGCCTCCTCGGTCCGCACGCCGCCATTTGCCGTGGCTCGCTGGATCTAACGTGGGATGCAGAAGGGTGTGGAGAGTTCGAGAGGAGACAGCTGAGAGTGAGGTAGCTAGCTGGTTCAGTGTTCCGTCGGGTTATCCTTTTTGGCGTCGAAGCTTCAGTGGATGCATTGGAGAAACGGGCGCTTCGCATGCTCAccggaagaagaagaaaaaaggcaGGTGCTCGAACTCTTCTGCGTTGAAAATCGAGACGCTTATGCTGCTTcatctttatttattttttcttttaaCACAAGCGCTCAAATAGGCGCCCCTGCATTGAACATGTCTTAGAAAACTACTAGCGTTAAACTCTGGTTTCATGCAATGGAACAGGGGAAATTGCTTTACTCCATTAATTTTGACTGATACTCTTCACATGAAAATGGGGCTAGAAGTGTTAGAAACGTTACATTGTGTGCTTAAATGACTGCTTTTTTTAAAGACCCAACAATCGTTGCATTttcatgtactccctccgtatcAAAATATAAGACCTTTTTTGACACTGTTATAGTGTCCAAAAATCTTATATTAAGTTACAGAGCTAGTATTATAAGCAGGGGGCAGAACAAACTGTACAGGGCGATCATTCATCATCTTGTATGGTTTCACGTTTGTACACCTTGTAATCTCCATGTTTAATGCAACGTGCGGTCACTACTAAAGAAAGACGATCCAAGAAAGACAAACCCTAAACCCTATTGCGATCATTCACAAGACGATCAAGGAAAGACAGAAaaaagcaaaagaagaaacagCGGCCGGACAGAGGCCAGCAGCGATTAGCGTGCTATATCTCACGTTCCTTTCCCCGAACGGGGGTTGCTCCGGCGAGCCGCTAGTGCTTCATCGCACGCCGGATTGAAGCAACAACGTCGCCTACTGGTGCCAACTACCTCCTGTAAGACTCGATTGTTCAGCTCAGCCCAAATCTCCCAGGCAGTGAGGTGGACCGTACCCCTTTGCATGCCCTGGAGCAATGAGAGGAAAAATCCAACGTTGTGCAAGCTcaattcttttttctttttttttgtaaTGCCGAGTGGGACACAACGCTCAACACACATGTGTTGCATTCCCTATCTTACTCGCTTACCGATCATTGTCCCTTCTTGCTTGCCGATGTCAAAGGGCCTAAAAGATCTAGGAGGTTAACACTTGCCTTTTAGGATCTTGGGtcaaaagattctatgaggaagggGAGAAACCTTGGAAATCCATCATAGAACAAAAATATTTGTCTGGGAAGCCTAATCTTTTTGCTGTTAACCCTACTCCAAACTCTTCTAGGTTTTGGAAAGGATTCCAATCCATCATCCAAAACCTGAAGTTTGGATTTAGATGGAAGGTAGGTAATGGTGAGAGGATTAGATTCTGGGAAGATACCTGGTTTGGGACCTCCCCTCTAGCTACCCAATTTTGGCCTATATACTTAGTCTGTAATGAGCAAACCAGAACTATTAAAGAGGTCTGGGATGGGGATACTCTCAAGCTGACTTTCAGAAGGAACTTCGATGATAAACTCATGGAGCAATGGCACCACCTGGTCGAGTGCGCCAGAAGCATTGCTCTCTGTGAGGACATTGATTCATTGATATGGCAGCTTGAAAGCAAAGGTGTTTACTCATCAAGCTCTCTGTATCAGGTGATCAATTTTCGTGGGGTACAACCAGTTTTCATCCCTGCGGTGTGGAAACTTTATGTGCCCCCGAAGATCCACGTTTTCTTATGGCTTTTCTTGTATAACAAGTTGATGACAAGAGACAACCTGAGGAAAAGGCACATCATTAAACCTCTGGATTGCGTCTTTTGCTCTGAACAGGAAACTAACACTCACTTGTTTTTTGAATGTATCGTAGCAAAAAACATTTGGTCGTTTGTGGCTGACCACTTTCAGGTCCGGATGGGAATAGGCTATGAATCTGTAGCCAGATTTTGGGTATTTAATAGAAAGAACTCTGCTCTAAATATAGTTTCATCGGCTGTCCTCTGGTGTTTGTGGAAGTATAGGAACTCTATTATCTTTAACAACATCGTTTGGACATCGATCTTGCAGGTTTGGAGGCTGATCCTCAGAACCCTCAAGTTCTGGGCGGTCTTGGCACCAGAAAATGGCAAAGCTCGTCTGGAGATTTTCCTGACAGCGCTTACAGCCTTCTTGCGCCAGCCGCTGAGAATAGCGAGTGGCTGATGCTGGGAGGTTGTACGAAGGATGGGGTTGTGAATCAGTGGGGCAGGCTGAAGATCTCTGACGATGATTGGCGTTTCCATTCTCCAAAGAAGAGTGCCCTGAAGAGCAAAAACTTGCTGAGTAGCCCAGTCTCGACGCTTGTCTGCTGGTCTCCTCAAGCAGCCTCAGCGCCACCATTCAAGCTCAGAAGGGCTGCGGAGATGGAAGCGGACACAAACCTGGAGATTTCAGTCTGATTTGTGTTACTCTAATTTCGGGCCTGCGTGCCACCTGATCTTTTCAAAGTTCTGTTTCCCTGGTTTCCTTTTTTTATCTCTTAGTGCCGTTTAGGCTGAACTGCTCCCTAAGTGAGCTGCTGTATAACTGATCGCGTTTTGGTTTCATGCTGAGTAATGGAAccggggagggaaacctccctgtTCATCTAAAAAAAAGATCTAGGAGCTTCAAGTTCGAGAATGTTTTAACCTCCATGCCTGTGTTCCACGAGGTGGTTCACAAGGCTTGGAATGAACATTTGGACCACACCAAGTCTTACCAAGTTCTATTCCACAAGCTCAAGAAAGCGGTCCTTCGTCTCAATGAGTGGAGAAGAGGGCTCTTCTCCAAAGCTAAGGTTCACCTCCATGCCACCCTTTTGGTGATCCTTAGGTTTGATACCGCCCAGGAGATGCAACAATTATCTATTGACGAGCATGACCTTCGTGCTAGACTAAAGAGACGGGTCATAAGTTTGGCGGTGCTTGAGAGATTGAGGAAAAAAGCAATGTGCAAGGATTACCAACTTGAGAGAAGGGGATGCAAACACTACAAAATATCACCATCGCATCAATGCAAGGAGGAAGAACCACATTCATAGGCTCAAACATGGCCAAGGATGGGTGACCAAGCATGAAACAAAAGAGAAAACTATCCTTCACCACTTCACCAATGTCATTGGGAAAGGATGTTATAGCTCCAAAGACTTTAATTGGGGTGAGCTAAATTTGGAGGTTCCGGACTTGGATGGGCTTGATAGACAAATTTCTGAGGAGGTGAAAGATGCCATTGATGATATGCCTAGTGACCAGGCACCCTGGCCTGATGGTTTCACGGGTGTATTCTTTAAGAAGTGTGTGGGAGCCATAAAGGTTGTTATCATGAAGACTCCAAGACTTTGATTCCTTGCATGTGAAAAATCTTCATTAGCTTAACCCCGCAATGTTGTGCTTTTGCCCAAGGAGGGTGCAGAAGGGGTCTCAGACAGTCAGACTATAGGCCGATTAGCCTCATTCACACGATTGCAAAAATTATTGCAAAGGTGCTCTCTCTCCAGTTAGACCCGTATATGAACGCACTTGTCTCGAATGCTCCAAGTGCTTTCATCAAAAGGATTATACACGACAACTTCATGTAAGTGCGGAACCTTTGCTCGGTGGTTGCATAAGAGGAAGACCCCCTCGCTCCTCTTCAAGCTCGATATCTGCAAGCCTTTTGACTCTATTAAATGGGAGTACATCTTAAATCTTCTCCAAAAGTGTGGGTTCCCAAGAAAATTTTGCGATTAGGTTACCGCTCTTCTCGGCACAAAATCTTCGCGGATCCTTCTCAATGGTGTGACCGGACCTTCCATCAAGAATGGTCATGGCCATCGTCAAGGGGACCCCCTACCCCTGCAGCAAATGCTCGAACTGACAACTAAGAAGGGTATACTACACAAGATCCGAGGGAAAGGCACCATGGTGAGAACACCGCTATATGTGGATGATGTGGCAATCTTTATGGCCCCTATCGAGGGTGACATTGATAGTCGTGCATCCATTCTGAGAGGATTTGGGGAGATTACGGGCCTATGCACTAACTTTCATAAGAGCTCAGTAGTGCCCATTCAATGCAGCCATATCAACCTTGATTTCATCTTGCAAAGCTTACCGACAACTAGAGCTTCCTTCCCCATGCGATGTATGGGGCTTCCACTCTGCATTTGGCAACTCAAAAAAATGGGCCTTCAATATCTTGTAGACAAGGTTGCGAGCAAGCTCGTCACTTGGGAGGGTCAAAACATAACTTTCATTGGGCGCACGGCTCTCGTCAAGTCCGAGATCACTTCCCAAGCAATCTCCTTCATCACCCCAACTGTGCTGCCGCCAAGTATACTCCATGACGTCAACATTCTCAAGCAAGCATTTATTTGGTCCACTTCAGACTAAACAACCGGCGCTAAATGCAAGGTCTATTGGGAGGTGGTTTGCCGGCCTCTTGAATATGGAGGTCTAGGAGTGCTCAACACCAACAAATTTGCGCGCTCTTAGGCTCCGATGGCCATGGTATGAGTGAAAGAAGCCATTCAAGTTGTGGGTGGGGATGAGCAATCTGTGCAACTTTTTCTATGCTTCCATCATCACCATTGGCAACGGAGCGAGAACGCCGTTCTGGAGCTCCCTTTAACTCCTTGGGCAAAAGCCTATGGATATCGCTCCACTTATATACGAGGCGTTCACAAGAAAAATTGGAAAGTGAGGGAAGCACTTACAACGCGTGGATCTTCGAAATCAAACCTCCTACCATCGTCACCGCCCAGCACATCTGTGAATTCTTCAAGCTTTGGATGCTTCTTCATAAGGTGCGTCTTCTTGCACACGTTGATGGTAATATTGTGTGGAAACACACAGCTAATGGACAATATTCGACGGCATCTGCATACAAGGCACAATTCTTGGGAAAGATTCGCTCATCAATGGAGCATGCGGTTTGGAAAAGTTTGGGCACCCCAAAGGTCAAGTTCTTTGCTTGGTCGGCTATGCAAGGCCGCATTTGGACCGCCAATAGGCTGCCCAAACAGGGATGATctttgcctgttttgcaaggcgGTGCAAGAATCGTGTGACTATCTCTTTCCCAAGTGTCGGTTACTATTCGGCTTTGGTGCTTGGTGATCGGCAAGCTTCATCTTAATAGCATTGACCCATCTTTGTGGCATTTGGAGAGCTCCGTCAACGATTGGTGGATTAATCGCTCCGAAGTGGGCACTCCCCATAGAGAAGTCATGGCCTCCCTCAATATGCTTGTATCATGGACAATTTGGAATGAGAGAAATGCTCCCCCACAATCTTGCTCAACATGATCATCAACGAAATGAAGCTTTGGTAACCGCGGGTGCGAAATATTTAGGGGCTTTTATCTTGGAAGAGTAATTGTGTTCATGCTTGTGGGTCTCTTGTAACACAGACTCTTTCCTCCTCTTAATCAATATATGAGGCTTTTGTCTCCGTTTCAAATAAATAAATCTGGTAGCTATTAATATCAATGGCAGATGGTTTCAGTTCAGCTGTCAAAAGGAGCAGAAGTTCTTCCAAAATAACCACTGATACAATACATTATAAATTTGTCATTAGCAAAGCAAGATATATGTATTCTTGCAGCTCCTAAGAACTCCAACGTCATCCGAATCAATCATGGAAAATCTTGCATATGTTTACAGGTGAACATACACGATTTTTTATTAATAGATTTGTCAATTTGTATATCACAGATTGTAAACATTACATCAACTGTATATGGCACAAACTAATTAACCAACGAAGCAATGTGAATCACGGGGAATTCGTTAGTGGTCCCACTATGTTGATGGTTGGAGCCACAGTTGAGGTGATCAAGAACATACCTGAAACAGTCAAACCATCCAATCTGAGACCATCAACGGTCCTGAGTAGAGCAGATGTGCAGTATGGCTGCAGTAGAATGACAAGAATTAGGGAACAATCAGAATAATTCAATCACCGCACAAGTACAGCCTGTAGTTTTTTTTTAACGGCCGCTACTATGATTGTAAATATCTCTATCCGATTCATTACATACTTGCATATTCCTGTGTAATTCCTTGTTGCTTGAACAATCATCGTACTTTATTAAATACACATGTTCCTGCAGTGCTTCTAACGAGGAATAAAAATTCAGTAATCAACAGCTGGCTAATACAAAGAAGCAATTGGGTAGCGTTGCAAAGTATCAACCTTGAGCCATCCAATTCAAACCCTCGAGCAGGAGGAAAACGGTGAGAAGCATTACTGACAAGAATTACACGATTGTTGCAGCAACATACTCCCTCTGTAACAAAATGTAAAACGCTTTTTATGCCCTATGCAAAACCAAAAAAACGTTTTACATTTTGGTACAGAGGGGGCACTTACAATAAAACCAGCAGTGACACGACGAGCCACTCAATCTACCAATCTGCTCCACGAGTGCAATAAGCGCAAAGAGGTCGTCGATACAGGCATCCACTGGCTGGACGGTGCATAGTCCGCCTGGTTGAAGCACGGAAGGAAGCTGCAGTGGCACGCTAGAGCGACTTCACACTAGGCTGCTGGAGGTGGATCATGGCGAGGCGCCACTGGAGGAGAGGCCGGTCGGTGAACAAAGCAAAAGATCGTGGGACTTGGGCATCAGAACTTACTGCAATAATAATTTGCCCTTGCAATCTAATTTTGGAAGAGCATGGAAGCACTCCTCATATGCTAATATGATTTGCACATAAAAAAGACAAGGATGAAATGTATCATACCTTTGGATTTCAAATTCAGGAAACTGCCGGCCAAATCCAGGAAATATCCGTATCCAGCAGATAGCTACTTGAATCTGGATTTAACTCCGACCAAACAGTAAATTTTCTTTCAGAATTTCAATTTGCCCCGATTTGGCTCCAGACCATGTGGAAACTATCCGCCTGTATTTCAACCCTGCGTGCAGCCCTGTCTGTaaccatattgtttcttgtcctCCCAACAGATGGCAGATAAGCCTATTTTCTGTTTAGTTATACTTTCTCTTTCCTTTTTATTGCTGTTGTTATTGTAGTTGTTGCTGACAATGGCAACTGCCCATCCAGCACTCTCCGAAATCCGATCAGAATCCTTGCCCACCCCAGTTTGCAAAACCGGTAGTAAACAAACAGCAGTGAAGGGTCCAACTTCACTGTACGTACTGAGCTTTTGTACATTCAGATCACAAGAGCAGAGGAGGTTTATTGCATGATTTGTCACTTGAGAATAGTTGTGCGGACACATAAGCTGAAGGCTGTACAGCAGGTACCTATACCAGTAAAAGCATCAGACTACAACAAATAGTTCCTGGTAAAGCAGGCAAATTTACAAGATGCTGATAAGCCAGTGGTGGTGCTTTGCAAAAGAATTACTACTTATTCCCATTTCTCATGTGAGATTTTTACAACCTCGAAATGATTTGGAACCCTAAATCAACCATCAGGGTTGGGGCTCAGAAACATCTGCTGAGCAACAGCACAATATGCAATACCCCACTTGCTGGTTAGAACCATCAGCAAGACAAACAATATTAATGGAGAAAAAGTGTGCATAAGCCTCGATATGCACATGATGTTTTTTGAGTTCATTATGTGGGTGATAAACATTTTGCTGCACCTCATAGGACTCACAGGGGAGATGGAAGCCCCAAATCTTGTTTCCACCATCAGGGTGTGGACTCCTGGTTGCATTTCATTTGTGTGACTACTGGGGACCGTAAATATTACTTCTATTCTTGGGAAACACAACCAGTCTTCTGCTCAAGGACAAGTGAGGAAATTTCATCAGATTTTTTGTCGCCCTTATATATGCTGAACCAAATAAAGTGGCTCCTAACCTTAAGGTAAACACACTAATAATTTTTTTCCATTATCTAAAGGAATCCTTCAAACGTAGGCTATACAGTAAGAGATCAGTGTAGTGTCCAGGAGGCGCAGTACTAGGTGAGCACTTTCAGATTCATGGATCTGTCAGATAGAGTTGCACAGGTATTTGCCTCTGGTCTTCACTTCCTGTGTGATGCTAAATAGGAAGCATAGGGGAGTGTCATACTGTCGTGCTAAGTACTCTGAAAGCTAAAATGAATGCTAGTATGACATTACCACTAATAAGCACGCATAAACAGATGCTCAAGTTTTCCTGGTTCGCTTCAGTTTACTTCCTTCAATGTGAACACATTGTGCACACCAAAAAGACTGGGTCCAAGAAAATACCAAGCATTAAAACTTAAAACTGTGAACTGCAAGGTAGTTGGATTGAGAATGATGTTAATGGCTGAACTATACCAAAGAACAGAGTAACTCCTAGGTTATACCACATAAGGACCAAATGATAACATCCAAACCTAAAAGCAGTGGGTAAACTATGACCTAGCAGAATTAGGGATTGCCAATTTCTCATTTCAACAACAATCCAACTTGCCATTTACTTGCTTTGTTTGCTAGGTATAAGTAGGTACAGACAAGCTATGTTGGTACATTACTCGAACATACCAAGCGTTTCAGGATGTCAGATTTTGAGAGGCTTCTGAGCAAGCGAATCCTCTTACATCAGGAACGTAACCTTTCTCCATCATCCCCTCCTTCATTATTTCATAGGTAACCTTATTTGGAACGAGACCTTTCTCCAACATCTCATTCAGGAGCTCATTAGCCTCCTCCATCTTCCCCATTCTGCAAAGGTGCTTGATGAACACATTGTATGTGACCACATTTGCCCGTTTCCTACCTTTCTCCATCCTGGTCCTAATTTCATAGGCAGACTTAATGTTCCCCTTCTCACAGTACCCATTTATTATGTTGTTGTAAGTCCGATGCTCTGGTTCCaagtcaaccatcaacatttcaTCCAAGAGCTTTACAGCTCTACGTACTTCCCCTTTGCAGCACAGGGCACCAATAAGTGTATTGTAAGTGACAATATCAGCTCTAACACCTTTCTCCTTCATCTCATCGAGAAGACCAGAAACACTCCTCCAATCCCCGCTCTGGTCAAACCCAGCTATCAGGCAATTGTATGTTCTGACATTTGGACTAATCCCCTTCCCTGCCATCGCCTCCTTCACCGCCGCCGCATCCTTCATTTTGCCGAGCCGGCGATATCCATCAATCAAGGTATTGTAAGTAACCACGTTAGGTTCAACATTCCTCTGTGCCATACCATCAACCCAATTCTCAGCATCTACCATTATGCCCTTTTTGCAAAACCCATTCAGCACACTATTCAGGGTGACTACATTAGGCGCCAGCCCCAGATCCTGCATCTCATCCACCAGCTTCACCCCTTCCTCTACCTTGCCCTCACTGCAGAGACCCCAAACAAGTGCATTGTATGTCCCCATGCTGGGCGCAATCCCCTGCTGCTTCATCTCCTCAAAGACTCTCACCGCAGCAGCAGTGTTCGAGTCCTGGCAGTACCCAGTAACCAGCACATTGAATGTAACAACATTGGGCGAGATTCCAGCCTCGACCATCTCCTTCAAAAGCGCATCGACGTGGTACATCCTCCCGACACGACCCTTCTTGCAGTAGCCGTCGATGAGAGCATTGAAGGTGGCCACAGAGGGGGTCAACCCCCACGCCCTGATGTCCTTGGCGACATCGCCGGCCTTGCGAAGTTGCCCAGCCTTGCAGAGCCCGGAGATGACGATGTTAAAGGTCAAAAGGTCCGGGGACACGCGTCGCCGGAGCGCCGCCTTGAAAGCCCGCTCGGCGAGGTCGACCCGACCCGCGGCGAAAAGGGCGGAGAGCAGGCTGTTCACCGAGAAAGCGGAGGGGCGGTGGCGCGGGTGGTTGTTGCCGAGGAGGTGGAAGGCCTCGTACGCCGCCAA
Coding sequences within it:
- the LOC125507887 gene encoding pentatricopeptide repeat-containing protein At1g09820-like, with translation MPLRTLLRHLSAGQFARLQALTGAATAPAAHRVLHLLLRTAPAPPLPHLVSLARWSRSHFRAPLPLRFHALLLARLASHGLHPLLRSELHALAAARLHSPASILRALPASSPTTAPLIADMLVLALARASQPLAAYEAFHLLGNNHPRHRPSAFSVNSLLSALFAAGRVDLAERAFKAALRRRVSPDLLTFNIVISGLCKAGQLRKAGDVAKDIRAWGLTPSVATFNALIDGYCKKGRVGRMYHVDALLKEMVEAGISPNVVTFNVLVTGYCQDSNTAAAVRVFEEMKQQGIAPSMGTYNALVWGLCSEGKVEEGVKLVDEMQDLGLAPNVVTLNSVLNGFCKKGIMVDAENWVDGMAQRNVEPNVVTYNTLIDGYRRLGKMKDAAAVKEAMAGKGISPNVRTYNCLIAGFDQSGDWRSVSGLLDEMKEKGVRADIVTYNTLIGALCCKGEVRRAVKLLDEMLMVDLEPEHRTYNNIINGYCEKGNIKSAYEIRTRMEKGRKRANVVTYNVFIKHLCRMGKMEEANELLNEMLEKGLVPNKVTYEIMKEGMMEKGYVPDVRGFACSEASQNLTS